In Myxocyprinus asiaticus isolate MX2 ecotype Aquarium Trade chromosome 32, UBuf_Myxa_2, whole genome shotgun sequence, one genomic interval encodes:
- the LOC127422871 gene encoding LOW QUALITY PROTEIN: insulin-like growth factor-binding protein complex acid labile subunit (The sequence of the model RefSeq protein was modified relative to this genomic sequence to represent the inferred CDS: deleted 2 bases in 1 codon; substituted 1 base at 1 genomic stop codon) — translation MRILNMKGTESVLSLLFQALSSLTFLETLDLAHNELCVFLPDFSEGLTFLKDLRIPHNVLKHLNTYSLEELESLERLDLSHNHIQVIEIGAFYGLTMLRHLNLAWNQLTVLQGGLLTIQQGLXVLFFMGHNNISRIETEALAPLQTLTIPSLEANQLKSLKFKTFLNLQTPSTHLQLSENPWTCDCELHCVFSKILHVRYLHVDDYWNIMCHAPHLLAGASLGFDGE, via the exons ATGAGAATCCTCAATA tgAAGGGCACTGAAAGTGTCTTGTCTTTGTTATTCCAGGCTCTTTCCTCTCTAACCTTTTTGGAAACATTGGACTTGGCTCACAATGAGCTCTGTGTCTTTCTTCCAGATTTCTCTGAAGGCTTGACCTTTCTTAAAGATCTCAGAATTCCCCACAATGTTCTGAAACATCTCAACACCTACTCCTTAGAGGAACTCGAAAGTCTTGAGAGGTTAGATCTCAGTCACAATCACATCCAGGTTATAGAAATTGGAGCATTTTATGGGCTTACAATGCTAAGGCACCTGAATCTGGCATGGAATCAGTTGACGGTACTCCAAGGAGGACTGCTCACCATACAACAGGGACtctaagttctt ttttttatgggtcaCAACAATATCTCCAGGATTGAAACAGAAGCTCTGGCCCCCCTACAGACACTCACCATTCCGAGCTTAGAAGCCAACCAGTTGAAGAGCCTCAAGTTTAAGACATTCTTAAACCTTCAGACACCCAGCACGCATCTGCAACTGTCAGAGAATCCCTGGACGTGTGACTGTGAGCTACATTGTGTCTTCAGTAAGATACTGCACGTCAGGTATCTCCATGTAGATGATTACTGGAACATCATGTGTCATGCACCTCATTTACTTGCTGGGGCATCTCTTGGGTTTGATGGAGAGTAA